From Agromyces sp. SYSU T00194, a single genomic window includes:
- a CDS encoding UBP-type zinc finger domain-containing protein has translation MSDLAPPPQGTVCASCIEAGGWWWHLRRCVECGHIGCCDSSPARHAREHAETHGHAVMTSFEPDEDWFWDFSREAPARHVPLSPPLSRPRDQACPGPVGNVPDDWRSRLH, from the coding sequence ATGAGCGACCTCGCCCCGCCGCCGCAGGGCACCGTCTGCGCGTCGTGCATCGAAGCCGGCGGCTGGTGGTGGCACCTGCGCCGCTGCGTCGAGTGCGGGCACATCGGATGCTGCGACTCGTCGCCCGCCCGGCACGCGCGCGAGCACGCCGAGACCCACGGGCACGCGGTCATGACGAGCTTCGAGCCCGACGAGGACTGGTTCTGGGACTTCTCGCGCGAGGCGCCGGCGCGCCACGTGCCGCTCTCCCCGCCACTGTCGCGTCCGCGCGACCAGGCCTGCCCGGGCCCCGTGGGCAACGTGCCCGACGACTGGCGGTCGCGGCTGCACTGA
- a CDS encoding DUF3151 family protein, with translation MSADETNGRTERYLPDETAVREALQGGGRSEVAGIVGAHPQSPLAWAELADIADSEGRVTDSYASATVAVDRAREALREVGWQPGDAVPWAHEPNRAYLRALDAKRRAANVLGIAAEAVAAAEELAAADADAQMRIASEFTPTQVISLDEVQAMLAERAAAQVAEAEAAIAAEDAALAAAAAQGDQPVPAAEAGYGAPVSAADAASPATPALPMPAVPTTTPVAGVPVAEVAAAPETGEPGESEPAVPAPVPASWALDGAPAPTFTADATGAVTEGESSGEPAPSAEDAPEDVDAEQADAADEGDTASEPSDDEPSDSEASAAAPDEADTVSVDDRDGGR, from the coding sequence GTGAGCGCAGACGAGACGAACGGGCGTACCGAGCGGTACCTGCCCGACGAGACCGCCGTACGCGAGGCGCTCCAGGGGGGTGGCCGGTCCGAGGTGGCCGGCATCGTGGGGGCACATCCGCAATCGCCGCTCGCCTGGGCCGAGCTCGCCGACATCGCCGACTCCGAGGGGCGGGTGACCGACTCCTACGCGAGTGCGACGGTCGCCGTCGACCGGGCCCGCGAGGCCCTCCGTGAGGTCGGCTGGCAGCCGGGCGACGCCGTGCCGTGGGCGCACGAGCCGAACCGCGCCTACCTGCGCGCCCTCGACGCGAAGCGTCGCGCCGCGAACGTGCTCGGCATCGCGGCCGAGGCGGTCGCGGCCGCCGAGGAGCTCGCCGCCGCCGATGCCGACGCCCAGATGCGCATCGCCTCCGAGTTCACCCCGACCCAGGTCATCTCGCTCGACGAGGTGCAGGCCATGCTCGCCGAGCGTGCGGCCGCGCAGGTCGCCGAGGCGGAGGCCGCGATCGCCGCCGAGGACGCGGCGCTCGCCGCTGCCGCCGCGCAGGGCGACCAGCCCGTGCCCGCCGCAGAGGCGGGATACGGCGCACCCGTGTCCGCCGCCGATGCGGCATCGCCCGCGACGCCGGCGCTGCCGATGCCCGCCGTGCCGACCACCACGCCGGTCGCCGGCGTCCCGGTCGCGGAGGTCGCAGCGGCACCTGAGACCGGGGAGCCCGGCGAGTCCGAGCCCGCCGTGCCCGCACCCGTGCCCGCCAGCTGGGCGCTCGACGGCGCCCCGGCCCCGACGTTCACCGCCGACGCCACCGGCGCCGTGACCGAGGGGGAGTCGTCGGGCGAGCCCGCGCCGTCGGCGGAGGACGCACCCGAGGACGTCGACGCCGAGCAGGCCGACGCGGCCGACGAGGGCGACACCGCGTCGGAGCCATCCGACGACGAGCCCTCCGACTCCGAGGCATCCGCCGCCGCTCCCGACGAGGCCGACACGGTCTCGGTCGACGACCGCGACGGGGGGCGCTGA
- a CDS encoding TrmH family RNA methyltransferase yields the protein MHGVGPWPGGPSEWPEDPRYDPELLAAGDTRNVIDRYRYWRMDAIVADIDERRHPFHVAIENWQHDMNIGSIVRSANAFAADTVHIIGRRRWNKRGAMVTDRYQHVDHHDDVASFVDWSRAEGLPIIAVDNVPGAVPIESFAWPDRCVLLFGQEGPGLSPEATAAADAVVEITQFGSTRSINASAAAAVAMHSWVLAHADLPG from the coding sequence ATGCACGGCGTCGGTCCGTGGCCGGGCGGCCCCAGCGAGTGGCCCGAAGACCCCCGCTACGACCCCGAGCTGCTCGCGGCCGGTGACACCCGCAACGTGATCGACCGCTACCGCTACTGGCGCATGGATGCCATCGTGGCCGACATCGACGAGCGGCGGCATCCGTTCCACGTGGCCATCGAGAACTGGCAGCACGACATGAACATCGGTTCGATCGTGCGCAGCGCCAACGCGTTCGCGGCCGACACCGTGCACATCATCGGCCGCCGTCGCTGGAACAAGCGCGGCGCCATGGTGACCGACCGGTACCAGCACGTCGACCACCACGACGACGTCGCCTCGTTCGTCGACTGGTCGCGGGCCGAGGGGCTGCCGATCATCGCGGTCGACAACGTGCCGGGGGCGGTGCCGATCGAGTCGTTCGCCTGGCCCGACCGCTGCGTGCTCCTGTTCGGCCAGGAGGGCCCCGGCCTCTCGCCCGAGGCGACCGCTGCCGCCGACGCCGTGGTCGAGATCACCCAGTTCGGCTCGACCCGTTCGATCAACGCGTCGGCCGCCGCCGCCGTGGCGATGCACTCCTGGGTGCTCGCCCACGCCGACCTGCCCGGCTGA
- a CDS encoding Nramp family divalent metal transporter — protein sequence MTRSPQPAGRTTSTPRLAWLIGPALVAGVAYLDPGNVASNMTAGAQYGYLLVWVVVIGNVMAWLIQYLSAKLGVVTGKSLPEVLGERLGSKWGRRAYWLQAELVAMATDLAEVIGGAVALNLLFGVPLIWGGLITGAVSLVLLMIQSRRGARPFEFVIVGLLVIIAVGFSVGVFVAPPDPGGVLSGLVPRFADANSVLLAASILGATIMPHAIYAHSALSRDRFSPRRRPAGEAEEDTAGDPIEAGRGIATSRLLTATRWDVTIAMAVAGTVNLCILLLAAANLAGVEGTDSLEGAYGALYASLGPIVATLFAVGLLASGLASTSVGAYAGAEIMHGLLHVRIPLIARRLVTLLPALVILGLGFDPTLSLVLSQVVLSFGIPFALVPLVAITAKRGVLGRFANHRATTAAGIAASVFLITLNGVLLWLVFTGA from the coding sequence ATGACGCGCAGCCCCCAGCCCGCCGGCCGCACCACCTCGACGCCCCGCCTCGCCTGGCTGATCGGCCCGGCGCTCGTCGCTGGCGTGGCCTACCTCGACCCGGGCAACGTGGCGAGCAACATGACCGCGGGCGCCCAGTACGGGTACCTGCTCGTGTGGGTCGTCGTGATCGGCAACGTGATGGCCTGGCTCATCCAGTACCTCTCGGCGAAGCTCGGCGTCGTCACCGGCAAGAGCCTGCCCGAGGTGCTCGGCGAGCGCCTGGGCTCGAAGTGGGGCCGCCGCGCCTACTGGCTGCAGGCCGAGCTCGTGGCCATGGCGACCGACCTCGCCGAGGTCATCGGCGGCGCGGTCGCGCTGAACCTGCTGTTCGGGGTGCCGCTCATCTGGGGCGGGCTCATCACGGGCGCGGTCTCGCTCGTGCTGCTGATGATCCAGTCGCGGCGCGGCGCGCGGCCGTTCGAGTTCGTGATCGTGGGCCTGCTCGTGATCATCGCGGTCGGCTTCAGCGTGGGCGTGTTCGTGGCGCCGCCCGACCCGGGCGGCGTGCTCTCGGGCCTGGTGCCCCGCTTCGCCGACGCGAACTCGGTGCTGCTGGCCGCCTCCATCCTCGGCGCGACGATCATGCCGCACGCGATCTACGCGCACTCGGCGCTCAGCCGCGACCGGTTCTCGCCCCGCCGCCGCCCCGCCGGCGAGGCCGAGGAGGACACGGCCGGCGACCCCATCGAGGCCGGCCGCGGCATCGCCACCTCGCGCCTGCTCACCGCCACCCGCTGGGACGTCACCATCGCGATGGCCGTCGCCGGCACCGTGAACCTCTGCATCCTGCTGCTCGCCGCCGCGAACCTCGCCGGCGTCGAGGGCACCGACAGCCTCGAGGGCGCGTACGGCGCGCTGTACGCCTCGCTCGGCCCGATCGTCGCGACCCTGTTCGCGGTCGGCCTGCTCGCATCCGGCCTCGCCTCGACCTCGGTCGGCGCGTACGCCGGCGCCGAGATCATGCACGGGCTGCTGCACGTGCGCATCCCGCTCATCGCCCGGCGCCTCGTCACCCTGCTGCCCGCGCTCGTGATCCTCGGGCTCGGCTTCGACCCGACCCTGTCGCTCGTGCTGAGCCAGGTCGTGCTGTCGTTCGGCATCCCGTTCGCGCTCGTGCCCCTGGTCGCGATCACCGCGAAGCGCGGGGTGCTCGGCCGGTTCGCGAACCACCGGGCGACCACGGCGGCCGGCATCGCGGCATCCGTCTTCCTCATCACCCTCAACGGGGTGCTGCTCTGGCTGGTGTTCACGGGCGCCTGA
- a CDS encoding YhgE/Pip family protein, with protein MKIPQMIAAELRRLTATRMSLIALIALVAVPILYGGLYLWANQDPYARLDQVPVALVVADEGAITDDGTEVVHAREIADDILDDGAFDWHEVSAAEAEQGLADQEFDFVVAFPVDFSAALESASTDAPRQADVALITNDANSYLATTIGEQAVARIQQQIVEEVNRSAATRFLDGLVEIRTNLLDAAEGAHELADAAMQALGGSGELGSGASALADGTATLADGAGDLAAGAATAADGAQRVADGNAQLAASADRVGAASSTAIAALPDARDDIAQLLADRGTDQATIDAVLAALDPLGDDLRAGDARVQEVVGQIDALAAGSAAVASGTAELAAGSSALADGAGAAADGAAELRDGIGTLTDGLGQLADGAGTLASGLDDGVAAIPDTDADTRVAQADAIADPIALDTEAVTAAGTYGAGLAPFFAALAGWIGIYALFLIVKPISRRAVTALHSPIRVTLAGWLTPALLGAVQMTALYGVLAVALGFTIANPWLTIGVMLLGSATFTAIILALNVWLGSVGQFLGLVLMVLQLVTAGGTFPWQTLPEPLAALHHVLPMGFVVDALRQAMYGGSLDALAGDVGTLLLWLVGALVLAASGVTRMTHFRTLRDLQPSLIG; from the coding sequence ATGAAGATCCCGCAGATGATCGCGGCCGAGCTGCGGCGCCTCACCGCGACCCGCATGTCGCTCATCGCGCTCATCGCACTCGTGGCGGTGCCGATCCTCTACGGCGGCCTCTACCTGTGGGCGAACCAGGACCCGTACGCCCGGCTCGACCAGGTGCCGGTCGCGCTCGTCGTCGCCGACGAGGGCGCGATCACCGATGACGGCACCGAGGTGGTGCACGCCCGCGAGATCGCAGACGACATCCTCGACGACGGCGCGTTCGACTGGCACGAGGTCTCGGCCGCCGAGGCCGAGCAGGGCCTCGCCGACCAGGAGTTCGACTTCGTGGTGGCGTTCCCCGTCGACTTCAGCGCGGCGCTCGAGTCGGCGAGCACGGATGCCCCGCGGCAGGCCGACGTCGCCCTCATCACGAACGACGCGAACAGCTACCTCGCCACGACCATCGGCGAGCAGGCGGTCGCGCGCATCCAGCAGCAGATCGTCGAGGAGGTGAACCGGTCGGCGGCGACGCGGTTCCTCGACGGGCTGGTCGAGATCCGCACGAACCTCCTCGACGCCGCCGAGGGCGCACACGAGCTGGCGGATGCAGCGATGCAGGCGCTCGGCGGCTCCGGCGAACTGGGCTCCGGGGCATCCGCCCTCGCCGACGGCACCGCGACGCTCGCCGACGGGGCGGGCGACCTGGCGGCGGGCGCGGCCACGGCCGCCGACGGCGCGCAGCGGGTGGCCGACGGGAACGCGCAGCTCGCGGCATCCGCCGACCGCGTGGGCGCGGCGTCGTCCACCGCCATCGCCGCCCTACCGGACGCGCGCGACGACATCGCGCAACTGCTCGCCGACCGCGGCACCGACCAGGCCACGATCGACGCCGTGCTCGCGGCGCTCGACCCGCTCGGCGACGACCTGCGCGCCGGCGACGCCCGCGTGCAGGAGGTCGTCGGGCAGATCGACGCCCTCGCCGCGGGCAGCGCGGCGGTCGCGTCGGGCACCGCCGAGCTCGCGGCCGGCAGCAGCGCCCTCGCCGACGGCGCCGGCGCCGCGGCCGACGGCGCGGCCGAGCTGCGCGACGGCATCGGCACGCTCACCGACGGCCTCGGGCAGCTCGCCGACGGCGCGGGCACGCTCGCGAGCGGCCTCGACGACGGGGTCGCGGCCATCCCCGACACCGACGCGGACACCCGCGTGGCGCAGGCCGACGCCATCGCCGACCCCATCGCGCTCGACACCGAGGCGGTCACGGCCGCCGGCACCTACGGCGCCGGGCTCGCGCCGTTCTTCGCCGCACTCGCCGGCTGGATCGGCATCTATGCGCTCTTCCTCATCGTGAAGCCCATCTCGCGGCGGGCGGTCACCGCGCTGCACTCGCCGATCCGCGTCACGCTCGCCGGCTGGCTGACGCCCGCGCTGCTCGGCGCGGTGCAGATGACGGCGCTCTACGGCGTGCTCGCCGTGGCGCTCGGCTTCACGATCGCGAACCCGTGGCTGACGATCGGCGTGATGCTGCTCGGCTCGGCGACGTTCACCGCGATCATCCTCGCGCTGAACGTCTGGCTCGGGTCGGTCGGGCAGTTCCTCGGCCTCGTGCTGATGGTGCTGCAGCTCGTGACCGCGGGCGGCACCTTCCCGTGGCAGACGCTGCCCGAACCGCTCGCGGCCCTGCACCACGTGCTGCCGATGGGCTTCGTGGTCGACGCGCTGCGGCAGGCGATGTACGGCGGCAGCCTCGACGCGCTCGCGGGCGACGTCGGCACGCTGCTGCTGTGGCTCGTCGGCGCACTCGTGCTCGCGGCGAGCGGCGTGACGCGCATGACGCACTTCCGCACCCTGCGCGACCTGCAGCCCAGCCTGATCGGCTGA
- a CDS encoding FAD-dependent oxidoreductase, with protein MGAEHTTAMPTLTDAQWERMARYGVAVETAPGDVLFRTGERWYDLVLVERGAVDVVRDELPWAGETTIATVGPRGFVGELGLLNGQRAFLTARVAEAGLVHRIDHAALTRMMAEDDELCDLMLRALWARREQLRAGPAAWTLKIVASDRTVEGHALRRYVERLELVHTWVDPEEMPPEYLAPHGLTRDDLPVAIVQGEYLRNATPGQVAELLGLAYTADDDVAVDLAVVGAGPAGLAAAIYGASEGLRTVLLDSVAPGGQSASTSRIENYLGFPFGVSGDALTAQASLQAFKFGVQVVAPCEGVRLEHDGGPLRLVLADGTTVDARAVIVATGVSYRTLALPRWNEFEGAGISYAATALEIRQAAGRDVVVVGGANSAGQAALALAGSGCRVHLVVRSDDVRARMSSYLVDRILEDPRIEVRTGTEVGELHGDDALEHVTLRARSAESADAAGERIACRQLFCFIGAEPSTGWLADVDRDEQGFVLTGADVPGLGDEWRALGRMPLPFETSVPGVFAAGDVRRGSMKRVAAAVGEGSSAVASVHRALAAMEVHV; from the coding sequence ATGGGAGCCGAGCACACGACGGCCATGCCCACGCTGACGGATGCGCAGTGGGAGCGGATGGCCCGATACGGCGTCGCGGTGGAGACCGCTCCGGGCGACGTCCTGTTCCGCACGGGTGAGCGCTGGTACGACCTGGTGCTCGTGGAGCGCGGGGCCGTCGACGTCGTGCGCGACGAACTGCCCTGGGCGGGCGAGACGACGATCGCGACGGTGGGCCCGCGCGGGTTCGTCGGCGAGCTCGGGCTGCTGAACGGGCAGCGCGCGTTCCTCACCGCACGCGTCGCCGAGGCGGGCCTCGTGCACCGCATCGACCACGCCGCGCTCACCCGCATGATGGCCGAGGACGACGAGCTGTGCGACCTCATGCTGCGGGCGCTCTGGGCACGTCGCGAGCAGCTCCGCGCCGGCCCCGCCGCGTGGACGCTGAAGATCGTGGCATCCGACCGCACCGTCGAGGGCCACGCCCTGCGCCGGTACGTCGAGCGGCTCGAGCTCGTGCACACCTGGGTCGACCCCGAGGAGATGCCGCCCGAGTACCTCGCGCCGCACGGGCTCACGCGCGACGACCTGCCGGTCGCGATCGTGCAGGGCGAGTACCTGCGCAACGCCACCCCCGGGCAGGTGGCCGAGCTGCTCGGCCTCGCGTACACCGCCGACGACGACGTGGCGGTCGACCTCGCGGTCGTCGGCGCGGGCCCCGCCGGACTCGCGGCGGCGATCTACGGGGCGTCCGAGGGCCTGCGCACCGTGCTGCTCGACTCGGTCGCGCCCGGCGGGCAGTCGGCGTCGACCTCGCGCATCGAGAACTACCTCGGCTTCCCGTTCGGCGTGAGCGGCGACGCGCTCACCGCGCAGGCGTCGCTGCAGGCGTTCAAGTTCGGCGTGCAGGTCGTCGCACCGTGCGAGGGCGTGCGCCTCGAGCACGACGGCGGGCCGCTGCGGCTGGTGCTCGCCGACGGCACGACGGTCGACGCGCGCGCCGTGATCGTCGCGACGGGCGTCTCGTACCGCACGCTCGCGCTGCCCCGCTGGAACGAGTTCGAGGGCGCCGGCATCTCGTACGCGGCCACCGCGCTCGAGATCCGGCAGGCCGCCGGGCGCGACGTGGTCGTCGTGGGCGGCGCGAACTCGGCCGGGCAGGCCGCGCTGGCGCTGGCGGGGAGCGGATGCCGCGTGCACCTCGTCGTGCGTTCCGACGACGTGCGGGCGCGCATGTCGAGCTACCTCGTCGACCGCATCCTCGAGGACCCGCGCATCGAGGTGCGCACCGGCACCGAGGTCGGCGAACTGCACGGCGACGACGCCCTCGAGCACGTGACGCTGCGCGCGCGGTCGGCCGAGTCGGCGGATGCGGCGGGGGAGCGCATCGCCTGCCGGCAGCTGTTCTGCTTCATCGGCGCCGAGCCGTCGACCGGCTGGCTGGCCGACGTCGACCGCGACGAGCAGGGGTTCGTGCTCACCGGCGCCGACGTGCCGGGGCTCGGCGACGAGTGGCGTGCACTCGGCCGCATGCCGCTGCCGTTCGAGACGTCGGTCCCCGGCGTCTTCGCCGCGGGCGACGTGCGCCGCGGGTCGATGAAGCGGGTCGCGGCGGCCGTCGGCGAGGGCTCCAGCGCCGTGGCATCCGTGCACCGGGCCCTCGCGGCCATGGAGGTGCACGTATGA
- a CDS encoding TetR/AcrR family transcriptional regulator, whose translation MPRSTSRARAPRADAAANRDALLTAAATTLATDPDASLEQIAQAAGLSRRAVYGHFQGRDELVAATLEEGALRLVGVTADLGDDLDERIAVATIAARLWASVAHVRLAAGLALREPYVHRIAGALAPLRARVEQLVRRGAANGTLRADLPAETVAHLVERSAIAVLAEANRTGMDDAEGHRLVMLAALGAAGLSWRESADLIDATPSLAPGAAGTPGADASPEAPAR comes from the coding sequence ATGCCCCGCTCCACCTCCCGCGCCCGTGCCCCCCGCGCCGACGCCGCCGCCAACCGAGACGCACTGCTCACCGCCGCGGCGACGACGCTCGCCACCGACCCCGACGCGTCGCTCGAGCAGATCGCCCAGGCCGCCGGCCTCTCGCGGCGCGCCGTGTACGGGCACTTCCAGGGGCGCGACGAGCTCGTCGCCGCCACGCTCGAGGAGGGCGCGCTGCGCCTCGTGGGCGTCACGGCCGACCTCGGCGACGACCTCGACGAGCGCATCGCCGTCGCGACGATCGCCGCACGGCTCTGGGCCTCGGTCGCCCACGTGCGCCTCGCCGCCGGGCTCGCCCTGCGCGAGCCGTACGTGCACCGCATCGCCGGAGCGCTCGCGCCGCTGCGGGCGCGGGTCGAGCAGCTCGTGCGCCGCGGTGCCGCGAACGGCACGCTGCGCGCCGACCTGCCCGCCGAGACGGTCGCGCACCTCGTCGAGCGCTCCGCGATCGCGGTGCTCGCCGAGGCGAACCGCACCGGCATGGACGACGCCGAGGGGCACCGCCTCGTGATGCTCGCCGCGCTCGGCGCCGCCGGGTTGTCCTGGCGCGAGTCGGCCGACCTCATCGACGCGACCCCGTCGCTCGCGCCCGGCGCGGCCGGAACCCCCGGCGCCGACGCGTCCCCGGAGGCGCCGGCACGATGA
- the argG gene encoding argininosuccinate synthase, translating into MSKVLTSLPSGERVGIAFSGGLDTSVAVAWMREKGAVPCTYTGDLGQPDEPDVEAVPGRAIEYGAEISRLVDCKAALVEEGLVALQCGAFHIRSGGKTYFNTTPLGRAVTGTLLVRAMMEDGVDIWGDGSTYKGNDIERFYRYGLMANPRLRIYKPWLDADFVTELGGRTEMSEWLQARDLPYRASVEKAYSTDANIWGATHEAKKLEDLDAGVTIVEPIMGVQFWRDDVEIAAEDVTVRFEQGRPVALNGVEYSDPVALVLEANAIGGRHGLGMSDQIENRIIEAKSRGIYEAPGMALLHITYERLLNAIHNEDTVANYHNEGRRLGRLMYEGRWLDPQSLMLRESIVRWVGSAVTGEVTLRLRRGDDYTILDTSGPALSYHPDKLSMERVGDQAFGPEDRIGQLTMRNLDIADSRQRLEQYAHLGIVGGATASLVGDLTEGEALAIVGEPAGEVHDRDLEAATDAANEAAAFDLGTD; encoded by the coding sequence ATGTCCAAGGTCCTCACTTCCCTGCCCTCCGGCGAGCGCGTCGGCATCGCCTTCTCCGGCGGTCTGGACACCTCGGTGGCCGTCGCCTGGATGCGCGAGAAGGGCGCGGTGCCCTGCACCTACACGGGCGACCTCGGCCAGCCCGACGAGCCCGACGTCGAGGCGGTGCCCGGCCGCGCGATCGAGTACGGCGCCGAGATCTCGCGACTCGTCGACTGCAAGGCGGCGCTCGTCGAGGAGGGCCTCGTCGCCCTGCAGTGCGGCGCCTTCCACATCCGCTCCGGCGGCAAGACCTACTTCAACACCACGCCCCTCGGCCGCGCAGTCACGGGCACGCTGCTCGTTCGCGCCATGATGGAGGACGGCGTCGACATCTGGGGCGACGGCTCCACCTACAAGGGCAACGACATCGAGCGGTTCTACCGCTACGGCCTCATGGCCAACCCGCGCCTGCGCATCTACAAGCCGTGGCTCGACGCCGACTTCGTGACCGAGCTCGGCGGCCGCACCGAGATGAGCGAGTGGCTGCAGGCGCGCGACCTGCCCTACCGGGCATCGGTCGAGAAGGCCTACTCGACCGACGCGAACATCTGGGGCGCGACCCACGAGGCGAAGAAGCTCGAGGACCTCGACGCGGGCGTCACCATCGTCGAGCCGATCATGGGCGTGCAGTTCTGGCGCGACGACGTCGAGATCGCCGCCGAAGACGTGACCGTGCGGTTCGAGCAGGGCCGCCCGGTGGCGCTGAACGGCGTCGAGTACTCCGACCCGGTGGCGCTCGTGCTCGAGGCGAACGCGATCGGCGGGCGGCACGGGCTCGGCATGAGCGACCAGATCGAGAACCGCATCATCGAGGCGAAGTCGCGCGGCATCTACGAGGCGCCGGGCATGGCGCTGCTGCACATCACCTACGAGCGGCTGCTGAACGCGATCCACAACGAGGACACGGTCGCGAACTACCACAACGAGGGCCGCCGCCTCGGGCGCCTCATGTACGAGGGCCGCTGGCTCGACCCGCAGTCGCTCATGCTGCGCGAGTCGATCGTGCGCTGGGTCGGCTCGGCCGTGACCGGCGAGGTCACGCTGCGCCTGCGTCGCGGCGACGACTACACGATCCTCGACACCTCGGGCCCCGCGCTGTCGTACCACCCCGACAAGCTCTCGATGGAGCGCGTCGGCGACCAGGCCTTCGGCCCCGAGGACCGCATCGGCCAGCTGACCATGCGCAACCTCGACATCGCCGACTCGCGCCAGCGCCTCGAGCAGTACGCGCACCTCGGCATCGTCGGCGGCGCGACCGCGTCGCTCGTGGGCGACCTCACCGAGGGCGAGGCGCTCGCGATCGTGGGCGAGCCGGCGGGCGAGGTGCACGACCGCGACCTCGAGGCGGCGACCGACGCCGCGAACGAGGCGGCCGCGTTCGACCTCGGCACCGACTGA
- a CDS encoding metal-dependent transcriptional regulator, with protein sequence MPPSTSPAVEDYLKTIYGHTEWQSEPITPSVLAGKLGVAPSSVTEMVKKMAAAGLVSHVPYGAVRLTPGGTQRALSVVRRHRLIETWLVREMGYAWDEVHDEAEVLEHALSDRLLEAIDARLGRPDRDPHGDPIPRADGTRVQAEAVLLSEASVAHVGRVVRISDRDPAVLRDLVEVGVGLDTVLTLTDATPDAVTVELDPASAPQTADAPGPAPVASAPLHLPRTHADAIWVTA encoded by the coding sequence ATGCCCCCCTCCACGAGCCCCGCGGTCGAGGACTACCTCAAGACCATCTACGGCCACACCGAGTGGCAGAGCGAACCGATCACCCCCTCGGTGCTCGCCGGCAAGCTCGGCGTCGCCCCGTCGTCGGTCACCGAGATGGTGAAGAAGATGGCCGCGGCCGGGCTCGTCTCGCACGTGCCCTACGGTGCGGTGCGCCTCACCCCCGGCGGCACCCAGCGCGCGCTCTCGGTCGTGCGGCGGCACCGGCTCATCGAGACCTGGCTCGTGCGCGAGATGGGCTACGCGTGGGACGAGGTGCACGACGAGGCCGAGGTGCTCGAGCACGCGCTGAGCGACCGGCTGCTCGAGGCGATCGACGCCCGGCTCGGCCGGCCCGACCGCGACCCGCACGGCGACCCCATCCCCCGGGCCGACGGCACGCGCGTGCAGGCCGAGGCGGTGCTGCTGTCGGAGGCATCCGTCGCCCATGTCGGCCGCGTGGTGCGCATCAGCGACCGCGACCCGGCGGTGCTGCGCGACCTCGTCGAGGTGGGCGTGGGGCTCGACACGGTGCTGACGCTGACGGATGCGACGCCCGACGCCGTCACGGTCGAGCTCGATCCCGCGTCGGCGCCGCAGACGGCGGATGCCCCCGGGCCGGCGCCCGTCGCCTCCGCACCGCTGCACCTGCCGCGCACGCACGCCGACGCCATCTGGGTGACCGCCTGA
- a CDS encoding nuclear transport factor 2 family protein → MTEITDDLPARLLHEEHSGWRAILDGHGGEHYTRAMTRDGLMIVEGAVLGRDEMMQAFAGTAPWEQYEIHEPAVVRLGDHAGVLAYRAVARRGDDEVQLRMSTTYLYEGGAWHVAAHQQTPA, encoded by the coding sequence ATGACCGAGATCACCGACGATCTGCCCGCCCGTCTGCTGCACGAGGAGCACTCCGGATGGCGCGCCATCCTCGACGGCCACGGCGGCGAGCACTACACCCGCGCGATGACGCGCGACGGCCTCATGATCGTCGAGGGCGCCGTGCTCGGCCGCGACGAGATGATGCAGGCGTTCGCCGGCACCGCGCCGTGGGAGCAGTACGAGATCCACGAGCCGGCGGTCGTGCGCCTCGGCGACCACGCCGGCGTGCTCGCGTACCGCGCGGTCGCCCGCCGCGGCGACGACGAGGTGCAGCTGCGCATGTCGACGACCTACCTCTACGAGGGCGGCGCCTGGCACGTCGCCGCGCACCAGCAGACGCCCGCCTGA